A region of Plantactinospora sp. BC1 DNA encodes the following proteins:
- a CDS encoding hemolysin family protein — MSTTWALLVSLLLLALNAFFVAAEFALLAAKRYRLEQAAASGGRAARAALDGVRELTLMLAGAQFGITVCTLGLGALAEPAIESLLSPLLHTVGLPDTASHVIALVFALALVTFLHLVVGEMAPKSWAITDPERSALLLALPFRAFARVARPVLSALNGLANVTLRLVKVRPEEQLAVAHGPEELRMLLQQSREHGLLAADQHEMLTSMLELQGTTVAQVMEPVETIVSVRPDDSAERIEEVCRSSGRSRLAVFDAPGEVAGLVHVREAVRATTAGRPATARELMTSPFTLEATATVTEAVAAMRAEQAQLAMVSNGAGAGRPVGFVALEDLLEEVIGEFDDETDPIPRGRRLR; from the coding sequence ATGAGTACGACATGGGCGTTGCTGGTCTCGCTGCTGCTGCTCGCGCTGAACGCCTTCTTCGTGGCCGCCGAGTTCGCCCTGCTGGCGGCGAAGCGCTACCGGCTGGAGCAGGCCGCCGCCTCCGGTGGCCGGGCCGCCCGGGCGGCGCTGGACGGGGTACGCGAGCTGACCCTGATGCTGGCCGGTGCGCAGTTCGGCATCACCGTCTGCACCCTGGGGCTGGGCGCGCTCGCCGAACCGGCGATCGAGTCCCTGCTCAGCCCCCTGCTGCACACGGTCGGCCTGCCCGACACGGCCAGCCACGTGATCGCGCTGGTCTTCGCGCTCGCCCTGGTCACCTTCCTGCACCTGGTGGTCGGCGAGATGGCCCCGAAGTCGTGGGCGATCACCGACCCGGAGCGGTCGGCCCTGCTGCTCGCGCTGCCGTTCCGGGCGTTCGCCCGGGTGGCCCGGCCGGTGCTCTCCGCACTGAACGGGCTGGCCAACGTGACGCTGCGGCTGGTCAAGGTACGCCCGGAGGAGCAGTTGGCGGTGGCGCACGGGCCGGAGGAGCTGCGGATGCTGTTGCAGCAGTCCCGCGAGCACGGCCTGCTCGCCGCCGACCAGCACGAGATGCTGACCAGCATGCTCGAACTCCAGGGCACCACCGTCGCCCAGGTGATGGAGCCGGTCGAGACGATCGTCTCGGTACGCCCCGACGACTCCGCGGAGCGGATCGAGGAGGTGTGCCGGTCCAGCGGCCGGTCCCGGCTGGCCGTCTTCGACGCGCCGGGTGAGGTGGCCGGGCTGGTGCACGTCCGGGAGGCGGTCCGGGCCACCACCGCCGGGCGGCCGGCGACGGCCCGGGAGCTGATGACGAGCCCGTTCACCCTGGAGGCGACCGCGACGGTCACCGAGGCGGTGGCGGCGATGCGGGCCGAGCAGGCGCAGTTGGCCATGGTCAGCAACGGGGCCGGTGCCGGTCGGCCGGTCGGTTTCGTGGCGCTGGAGGACCTGCTGGAAGAGGTCATCGGGGAGTTCGACGACGAGACCGACCCGATCCCGC